The Synechocystis sp. PCC 7509 genome includes a window with the following:
- a CDS encoding WD40 repeat domain-containing protein — MGQPFVGHGSAVTAISFSPDGQYIVSGSGDNKLKLWQGGNFSSWLKVTCNKLGDRLLLVAQNELANKTCQKYEG; from the coding sequence ATCGGTCAACCCTTTGTAGGACATGGTAGTGCGGTTACAGCCATTAGTTTTAGCCCCGATGGACAATATATTGTCAGTGGCAGTGGGGACAACAAGCTTAAGCTATGGCAGGGGGGCAATTTTTCCAGTTGGTTAAAAGTAACCTGCAATAAATTGGGTGATCGCTTACTATTGGTAGCACAAAATGAACTAGCAAATAAAACCTGTCAAAAGTATGAAGGGTGA
- a CDS encoding WD40 repeat domain-containing protein, whose protein sequence is MQGNVIERPFKGHTDEINSVAFSNGKYIASGSRDRTVRLWDIQRLAVGQPFLGHGSTVTAVTFSPDGQYIVSGSRDRTVRL, encoded by the coding sequence TTGCAAGGCAATGTTATTGAGCGACCATTTAAGGGACATACAGACGAAATCAACTCCGTTGCTTTTAGCAATGGAAAATACATTGCTAGTGGTAGCCGCGATCGCACAGTGCGGTTATGGGATATCCAACGGTTAGCGGTCGGTCAACCTTTTTTAGGACATGGTAGTACAGTTACTGCTGTTACTTTTAGCCCTGATGGACAATATATTGTCAGTGGTAGCCGCGATCGCACGGTGCGGTTATAG
- a CDS encoding WD40 repeat domain-containing protein: protein MTGHQGVVYEVAFSPDGQTIVSGSDDKTIKL from the coding sequence TTGACCGGACACCAAGGGGTGGTTTACGAGGTTGCTTTTAGCCCCGATGGACAAACAATTGTCAGTGGTAGCGATGATAAAACTATCAAGTTATAG
- a CDS encoding PhzF family phenazine biosynthesis protein, with protein MKYYIVDVFAQEKYNGNQLAVFVDAGSLTSHKMQRITKEINYSETAFITNNESREGGYDVRIFTPAQELPFAGHPTLGTAYIIQQEIVKQPVEKVTLNLKVGQIPVTLHYVDNSLELLWMQQKPPIFEQIFATKAIAQVLNLPIDDIDSNFPIQEVSTGLPFIIVPLKTLAAIKKAKVNLEKCFELISNTEAKSILIFCPETYHPENNLNVRVFCDYFGVPEDPATGSANGCLAGYLANYAYFGADSVDIRV; from the coding sequence ATGAAATATTACATTGTCGATGTGTTTGCCCAGGAAAAATATAATGGCAATCAATTAGCCGTATTTGTCGATGCTGGAAGTCTAACAAGTCACAAAATGCAGCGTATAACCAAAGAAATCAACTATTCTGAGACAGCTTTTATTACTAATAATGAAAGCCGTGAGGGTGGCTACGACGTGCGGATTTTTACCCCAGCGCAAGAACTGCCTTTTGCGGGTCATCCGACTTTAGGGACTGCATATATTATTCAACAGGAGATTGTTAAGCAACCTGTGGAAAAAGTTACCTTAAACTTAAAAGTTGGGCAAATACCTGTAACTCTGCACTATGTGGATAATTCTTTAGAGTTGCTGTGGATGCAGCAAAAGCCGCCGATTTTTGAACAGATATTTGCAACGAAGGCGATCGCACAAGTATTAAATTTACCTATAGACGATATAGATAGTAACTTTCCGATTCAAGAAGTTTCTACAGGTTTACCATTTATAATCGTGCCTTTAAAAACCCTAGCCGCCATTAAAAAAGCTAAAGTCAATCTAGAAAAGTGTTTTGAACTAATTAGTAACACCGAAGCTAAGTCAATTTTAATATTTTGCCCAGAAACCTATCATCCAGAAAATAACTTGAATGTGCGCGTGTTTTGCGATTACTTTGGTGTTCCCGAAGATCCGGCGACGGGGAGTGCTAATGGTTGTTTGGCTGGGTATTTAGCGAATTATGCTTATTTTGGGGCTGATTCAGTCGATATTCGCGTTTAA
- a CDS encoding SDH family Clp fold serine proteinase: MNFNFFDIFWVFLALSSLQPVWQRRQVEYRRVQTLRAFEQQRNSRVILLIHRQESLSLLGIPISRYITIEDSEQVLRAIRFTPPDVPIDLILHTPGGLVLATEQIARALIRHPAKVSVFVPHYAMSGGTMLALASDEIVMDANAVLGPVDPQLGNFPAASILKVVEDKPIGEVDDQTLIMADISRKAIAQVQRFVRTLLKDNIPQQKIAPENVESIIEALTTGRVTHDYPITVEEATELGLPVTVGLPLAIYSLMELYPQSQGGKPSVQYIPMPYGDRSPMLPAPKGRPLEEPH; this comes from the coding sequence ATGAATTTTAACTTTTTTGATATATTTTGGGTATTTCTTGCCCTATCTTCCTTACAACCTGTATGGCAGCGCCGTCAAGTTGAATATCGCCGGGTGCAAACTTTACGAGCTTTCGAGCAGCAACGCAATAGTCGCGTAATTTTGTTAATTCATCGGCAAGAATCCTTAAGTTTACTAGGAATTCCGATATCTCGTTATATCACTATTGAAGACTCCGAGCAGGTATTAAGAGCAATTCGGTTTACACCGCCGGATGTTCCTATCGATCTGATATTGCACACTCCTGGGGGGTTGGTACTTGCCACAGAACAAATTGCTAGAGCGCTAATTCGCCATCCGGCAAAAGTTTCGGTATTTGTGCCACATTACGCGATGAGCGGGGGGACAATGTTGGCATTGGCATCGGATGAAATAGTTATGGATGCTAACGCAGTTTTAGGACCCGTCGATCCGCAGTTGGGTAATTTTCCCGCCGCTAGTATTCTTAAAGTTGTGGAAGATAAGCCGATTGGGGAAGTGGACGATCAAACACTGATTATGGCAGATATATCACGCAAAGCGATCGCCCAAGTCCAGCGTTTTGTAAGAACTTTGCTTAAAGACAATATTCCCCAACAAAAAATCGCCCCGGAAAATGTCGAGTCAATTATTGAAGCATTGACCACCGGACGAGTTACCCACGATTACCCAATTACGGTAGAAGAAGCAACCGAATTAGGCTTGCCAGTTACTGTCGGGCTACCCCTCGCTATTTATAGCTTAATGGAATTGTACCCGCAGTCTCAAGGCGGAAAACCAAGCGTACAATATATTCCGATGCCCTATGGCGATCGCAGTCCCATGTTACCAGCACCCAAAGGTAGACCGCTTGAAGAACCACATTAG
- a CDS encoding AAA-like domain-containing protein, whose product MFSSDMPSQLNSPVRRRGVTLTAQGSIKLSRAIATAEIELNFKRYTLEALSEEIGLTPTTLSKVFTGSSGVDKRTLECCFRYFSLTLSTEDYLYLKSELDNFAEMKSTIPEQIYSLIELVGDRPNTSQTPKMDRIHNDVQPRFPTTIPGGQMPLNSVQYIDRPILESLCYEAIGQPGTMLNIRAPKQMGKTSLMTRILAYAKTQGAYTVSISLQLADTEILQNLESFLKWFCARVSKQLGLLQAIVNGDNLGIKSKVTDYFEDVLLAKVDRSLVIAIDELHQLFAYPDIACEFLLLLRTWTEQAKARLPNGNPWCKLRLVTVHSTEILLPAVIDLALLNTGLVIELPELTLAQTQDLAHRCGQEITEPQNKQLITLVGGHPYRLQLAFYYLQQQTITLEQLLENSELTLAIYSEHLQQQWWNLQRYPNLCIVFKQIVRQSSSVDCDAEIGYQLQQLGLVHLQGLQARLACELFRPFFDQRLQQLSS is encoded by the coding sequence TTGTTTTCATCAGATATGCCATCACAACTAAACAGCCCTGTCCGGCGGCGGGGAGTAACTCTAACGGCTCAAGGCTCAATAAAACTTAGTCGGGCAATCGCCACCGCAGAAATTGAACTCAACTTTAAACGTTACACTCTTGAAGCTCTTAGCGAAGAAATCGGCTTAACTCCTACGACCCTCAGTAAAGTCTTTACTGGCTCCTCCGGCGTAGATAAGCGCACCTTAGAGTGCTGCTTCCGGTACTTTAGTCTAACCTTATCGACAGAAGATTATCTCTATTTAAAATCAGAATTAGACAATTTTGCTGAGATGAAATCAACAATTCCAGAGCAAATTTACTCTTTGATCGAACTAGTTGGCGATCGCCCAAATACCTCTCAAACCCCTAAAATGGATCGAATACACAATGATGTTCAACCTCGTTTCCCTACTACCATCCCAGGGGGACAGATGCCCTTAAATTCAGTTCAATACATTGACCGTCCCATCCTCGAATCCCTCTGTTACGAGGCTATTGGGCAACCTGGGACGATGCTAAATATCCGCGCTCCGAAACAAATGGGCAAAACTTCCCTAATGACTCGGATCCTAGCTTACGCCAAAACTCAAGGGGCTTACACCGTTTCCATATCGTTGCAACTAGCTGATACTGAGATTTTACAGAACCTAGAAAGCTTCCTTAAATGGTTTTGTGCCAGAGTTAGCAAGCAGTTAGGGTTGTTACAGGCAATCGTCAATGGGGATAACTTAGGCATTAAATCAAAGGTCACTGACTACTTCGAGGATGTTTTGTTAGCAAAAGTCGATCGCTCTTTGGTCATAGCGATCGATGAACTTCACCAGCTTTTTGCCTACCCGGATATTGCTTGTGAATTTCTCCTTTTGCTTCGCACTTGGACGGAGCAAGCCAAAGCCAGATTACCAAACGGTAATCCCTGGTGCAAACTGCGACTTGTGACAGTTCATTCTACAGAAATTTTACTACCTGCGGTCATCGATCTTGCTTTGTTAAATACTGGACTGGTCATAGAGTTACCGGAGTTGACCTTGGCTCAAACACAAGATTTAGCCCATCGGTGCGGACAGGAGATAACCGAGCCACAAAATAAGCAACTAATTACCCTTGTGGGGGGACATCCCTATCGCTTGCAGTTGGCGTTTTATTACCTACAGCAGCAGACAATAACTCTAGAACAATTGTTAGAAAATTCTGAACTTACTTTGGCTATCTATTCCGAACACTTACAACAGCAATGGTGGAATTTGCAACGCTATCCTAACTTATGCATAGTATTTAAGCAGATTGTCCGGCAGTCAAGTTCGGTAGATTGCGACGCAGAAATTGGCTACCAGTTGCAACAGCTAGGGTTGGTTCATCTGCAAGGATTACAAGCGAGACTCGCCTGTGAGTTATTTCGTCCGTTTTTTGACCAACGTCTGCAACAATTGAGCAGTTGA
- a CDS encoding WD40 repeat domain-containing protein, producing MAHIGIVGTFLLQVLISPMIFCLVPREVIRQVFNQPPLQQVLLATKWQEKKLKVDTISSGHTRVVYAVAFSPNSQILVSGSGDKTIKVWSLNQKKLAYTLTGHSQWISSVAFSPDGKTLASGSGDRTIKLWNLQNGQLIKTILGHSDWVSSVAFSRDGQTLISGSGDKTIKVWNPNNGKLIRTLVEQGGVTSIAISPNSKSLASGSYNNTVKLWDLASGRLLQTLSGHLRPIYAVAFNPDGKTIASGSNSGEIRLWQLQNGKLRKRMLGHTKAVNAIAFSADGQTLASGSDDRTIKLWNPNNGELLRTLTDNLDGITSVVFSSSDALGSGSRDKTIKIWKQ from the coding sequence ATGGCACATATTGGAATTGTTGGCACGTTCTTACTGCAAGTTCTAATCTCTCCGATGATCTTTTGTCTTGTACCTAGAGAGGTAATCAGGCAAGTTTTTAACCAGCCACCGTTGCAGCAGGTTTTACTAGCGACGAAGTGGCAAGAAAAAAAGTTAAAGGTTGATACTATCAGTAGCGGTCATACAAGAGTAGTGTATGCAGTGGCGTTTAGCCCCAATAGTCAAATTTTAGTAAGTGGAAGTGGTGACAAAACTATCAAAGTTTGGAGTTTGAATCAAAAAAAACTCGCCTATACTTTGACGGGACACTCGCAATGGATAAGTTCTGTAGCTTTTAGCCCCGATGGTAAAACTTTAGCAAGTGGGAGTGGCGATCGCACGATCAAGCTCTGGAATTTACAAAATGGGCAGTTAATCAAGACTATTTTGGGCCATTCTGACTGGGTAAGTTCTGTTGCTTTTAGCCGGGATGGGCAAACTTTAATTAGTGGTAGTGGCGATAAGACGATTAAGGTGTGGAATCCAAATAATGGCAAACTTATTCGCACCCTTGTAGAGCAAGGAGGGGTAACTTCAATAGCAATTAGTCCTAATAGTAAAAGTCTAGCAAGTGGTAGCTATAACAACACTGTTAAGCTTTGGGATCTAGCCAGTGGTAGATTATTGCAAACTCTTTCTGGACACTTGCGACCGATTTATGCCGTAGCTTTTAACCCAGATGGTAAGACTATTGCAAGTGGGAGCAATTCTGGAGAGATTAGACTTTGGCAACTCCAAAATGGCAAGCTACGAAAAAGGATGTTAGGGCATACCAAAGCCGTAAATGCGATCGCTTTTAGTGCCGATGGTCAAACTCTAGCAAGTGGTAGTGACGATCGCACAATCAAGCTCTGGAATCCAAATAATGGCGAACTGCTCCGCACTCTCACAGATAACTTAGATGGAATTACTTCTGTAGTTTTTAGTTCTAGTGATGCGTTGGGGAGTGGTAGCCGAGATAAAACTATTAAAATTTGGAAACAATAG
- a CDS encoding WD40 repeat domain-containing protein — protein MKNHIRELVKGAIGHQDKVLSVATSPDGQYIVSGSDDKTIRL, from the coding sequence TTGAAGAACCACATTAGGGAATTGGTGAAGGGGGCAATTGGTCATCAAGATAAAGTGTTATCTGTAGCTACTAGCCCTGATGGACAATACATTGTTAGTGGTAGCGATGATAAAACCATTAGACTTTAG
- a CDS encoding CmpA/NrtA family ABC transporter substrate-binding protein: MNQFSRRKFLLTAGASAVGAVLLNGCLGNPPDYASNQVQQVAAVDLSPEQTPEVTKVKLGYIPIVEAAPFIIAKEKGFFAKYGMTGVELAKQASWGAMRDNTEIGSSGGGVDGGQYQMPMPHLITEGVITKGNQKIPMYVLAQLITQGNGIAVANKHKGKDIGLNLAKGGKAVFDQLKSTKNPFSAAYTFAQVNQDFWLRYWLAAGGINPDTDVKLIPVPAAQTVANMKTGTMDAFSTGDPWPYRIVKDDIGFMAVLTAEMWKNHPEEYFAMRGDWADKNPKATKAILKGIMEAQQWLDNFDNRKEAAAILSSRNYFNLPSEILENPFQGKYDMGDGRVIDDKSMAAYYWKDERGSVSYPYKSHDLWFLTESVRWGFLPKDTLTNAKALIDKVNREDIWKQAATEAGIAASDIPTSTSRGIETFFDGVTFDPDNPSAYLQSLKIKKV, encoded by the coding sequence ATAAATCAATTTTCCCGGCGCAAATTTCTGTTAACGGCGGGAGCATCGGCGGTAGGCGCGGTGTTGCTCAACGGTTGCTTGGGAAATCCCCCCGATTACGCTAGCAATCAAGTTCAACAGGTGGCGGCAGTTGACCTTAGCCCTGAACAAACACCGGAAGTTACAAAGGTAAAGCTTGGCTATATACCGATTGTAGAAGCTGCACCCTTCATTATTGCTAAAGAAAAAGGCTTTTTTGCTAAGTATGGGATGACTGGGGTTGAACTTGCTAAACAAGCCTCGTGGGGGGCGATGCGGGACAATACCGAGATTGGGTCGAGTGGTGGCGGCGTTGATGGCGGTCAATATCAAATGCCTATGCCTCACTTAATAACCGAAGGGGTAATTACTAAAGGCAATCAAAAAATTCCCATGTACGTCCTGGCGCAGCTAATTACGCAAGGAAATGGAATTGCTGTAGCCAATAAGCACAAAGGAAAAGATATAGGTTTAAACCTAGCTAAGGGCGGTAAGGCAGTTTTTGACCAACTCAAATCTACAAAAAATCCTTTTTCTGCCGCTTATACTTTTGCTCAAGTTAATCAAGATTTTTGGCTGCGCTATTGGTTAGCCGCCGGGGGCATTAATCCCGATACCGATGTTAAGTTAATTCCCGTCCCCGCCGCCCAAACTGTCGCCAACATGAAAACCGGGACAATGGATGCTTTTAGCACCGGAGATCCTTGGCCCTACCGAATTGTTAAAGATGATATTGGCTTTATGGCAGTATTGACCGCCGAAATGTGGAAAAATCACCCCGAAGAATACTTTGCAATGCGTGGAGATTGGGCAGACAAAAATCCCAAAGCTACTAAAGCAATCTTAAAAGGGATCATGGAAGCGCAGCAATGGTTAGATAACTTTGACAATCGTAAAGAAGCTGCTGCCATATTAAGTTCCCGCAATTATTTCAACCTACCATCGGAAATTTTAGAAAATCCCTTTCAAGGCAAGTATGACATGGGCGACGGTCGGGTAATTGATGATAAGTCAATGGCGGCGTACTACTGGAAAGACGAAAGAGGTAGCGTTTCTTATCCTTACAAGAGTCACGATCTTTGGTTTTTGACAGAAAGTGTGCGTTGGGGATTTTTGCCCAAAGATACCTTGACGAATGCTAAGGCATTGATTGATAAAGTGAACCGCGAAGATATTTGGAAACAAGCCGCAACGGAAGCCGGAATTGCAGCTAGTGATATTCCAACAAGTACATCTCGCGGAATTGAAACCTTTTTTGATGGTGTCACCTTCGATCCAGATAATCCCAGCGCCTATTTGCAGAGTTTGAAGATCAAAAAAGTGTAG
- a CDS encoding LysR family transcriptional regulator, whose translation MLKHATLHQLKVFEQVARSGSFTKAAEEMFLSQPTVSQQIKQLTKAVGIPLFEQIGKRIYLTDAGKEVLSACKDISEKMSQLEMTLADLKGLKQGNLRLAVITTAKYFVPRLLGQFRHRYPGIKIALQVTNRKQVLERLSENVDDLYILGQPPEGLDINLRPILENALVAIAPSDHPLAKEKNITLQRFAQEPFIMREAGSGTRMAVEQFFGENRCEINVEMEIGSNEAIKHAIVGGLGVSVLSRHVLALEGTKGPLTILDVEGLPIQRHWYIVYPASKQLSVVASTFLEYLLNEGKQMVAQIDLELSHS comes from the coding sequence ATGTTGAAGCACGCAACTCTGCATCAGCTAAAAGTATTTGAACAAGTCGCCAGATCCGGTAGTTTTACCAAAGCAGCAGAGGAAATGTTTTTGAGTCAACCCACTGTCTCTCAACAGATCAAGCAACTAACAAAAGCGGTGGGAATACCGTTGTTTGAACAAATAGGCAAGCGAATCTATCTTACCGATGCTGGAAAAGAAGTTTTGAGTGCGTGTAAAGATATTTCGGAGAAAATGTCCCAGTTAGAAATGACTCTGGCAGACTTGAAAGGATTAAAACAGGGAAATCTACGTTTAGCAGTAATTACAACGGCTAAATATTTTGTACCTCGGTTGCTAGGACAGTTTCGCCACCGTTATCCAGGGATCAAAATTGCGCTCCAAGTTACAAACCGCAAGCAGGTACTAGAACGATTGAGTGAAAATGTAGACGATCTTTATATTCTTGGTCAACCACCCGAAGGACTAGACATTAATCTGCGTCCAATTTTAGAAAATGCTTTAGTCGCGATCGCACCGTCGGATCATCCTTTAGCGAAGGAAAAAAATATTACCCTACAACGCTTTGCCCAAGAACCTTTTATCATGCGGGAGGCGGGATCGGGAACACGCATGGCTGTAGAGCAGTTTTTTGGCGAAAATCGCTGTGAGATCAATGTAGAAATGGAGATTGGCAGTAATGAAGCAATCAAACACGCGATCGTTGGTGGCTTAGGAGTATCAGTATTGTCACGCCATGTTTTAGCTTTGGAAGGTACAAAAGGGCCGTTGACTATTTTGGATGTAGAGGGTTTGCCCATCCAACGCCATTGGTATATCGTATATCCAGCCAGCAAACAACTATCTGTAGTTGCCAGCACTTTTTTGGAATATCTTTTAAATGAAGGTAAGCAAATGGTAGCTCAAATAGATTTAGAACTTAGTCATAGCTAA
- the ntrB gene encoding nitrate ABC transporter permease has translation MTTIARKPAKNSKGWAAYVNKQLPELVPPMIALLIFLAVWQLFSWTPGATLPGPIQVVQDTWVLIFWPFYDRGGTDKGLFWQILASLQRVAISYTLAAIVGIGLGILIGTNKMMSKALDPIFQLLRTVPPLAWVPIALAALRQNEPAALFVIFITAIWPILINTAVGVKQIPQDYNNVAKVLQLTRKEYFFNILIPAALPYIFTGLRIAIGLAWLAIIAAEIVMSGIVGIGFFIWEAYQNNNVSEVILALIYIGVVGLLLDKAMGWLENKILPAETK, from the coding sequence ATGACTACAATTGCCCGCAAACCCGCCAAAAATTCCAAAGGTTGGGCTGCTTATGTAAATAAGCAATTGCCCGAACTTGTACCGCCAATGATTGCGCTGCTTATTTTTCTCGCGGTATGGCAATTATTTTCTTGGACACCAGGGGCAACTTTACCAGGGCCAATACAGGTTGTTCAAGACACTTGGGTACTAATTTTCTGGCCCTTTTACGATCGCGGTGGCACAGATAAAGGTTTATTTTGGCAGATTCTCGCCAGTCTGCAAAGAGTAGCTATCAGTTACACCTTAGCGGCAATTGTCGGCATTGGTTTAGGGATACTAATCGGCACAAATAAAATGATGTCCAAGGCATTAGATCCCATCTTCCAATTATTGCGGACTGTACCGCCTTTAGCCTGGGTTCCCATTGCTTTAGCCGCCTTACGCCAAAACGAACCCGCCGCTTTGTTTGTAATTTTTATCACGGCAATTTGGCCCATCTTAATTAATACAGCCGTAGGGGTAAAGCAAATTCCCCAAGACTACAACAACGTTGCCAAAGTATTACAACTAACGCGCAAAGAGTATTTCTTTAATATCTTAATTCCGGCAGCCCTACCTTACATATTTACAGGTTTGAGAATTGCGATCGGACTAGCTTGGTTGGCAATTATCGCCGCAGAAATTGTTATGTCGGGAATTGTTGGGATTGGCTTTTTCATCTGGGAAGCTTACCAAAACAACAATGTTAGCGAAGTAATTTTAGCTCTAATCTACATCGGCGTTGTTGGTCTGTTGCTAGACAAAGCTATGGGTTGGCTTGAAAACAAGATTTTACCCGCCGAAACTAAATAG
- a CDS encoding ATP-binding protein — MTSQEQVNILLVDDHPENLLALEAILDKLGENLVRANSGEQALRCLLNQDFAVILLDVQMPGIDGFETATLIRQREKTRHTPIIFLTAFSKSDAFVSQGYATGAVDYLLKPIQPEILVSKVTVFVELFRKTAEIKRQAAKLEVANIELRESEQRFRCLSASSPVGIFLVDIAGNCTYTNPRCQAICGSKIEGNFRANLLQLVHLADRETLTADWFSWLENEISQEFRLYLPQLELEAATRWVHLRSSPMFEEGKIIGYVGTIEDISDQKLVEAERTELVRAQAARQEAEAANQMKDEFLATLSHELRTPLNSILGWARLLSTRNFDEVTTKRALETIERNAKMQAQLIEDILDVSRIIRGKLRLIFQPIKLDQAIASAIDTVRLSAEAKNIVMETVVINSANLPLVVSGDCDRLQQVIWNLLTNAIKFTDSGGLIEVKLLKIDDYAEIQIRDTGIGIAPDFLPYIFERFRQADSTISRAYGGLGLGLAIVRHLVEQHGGNVAADSNGEGKGATFSIKLPLVQVNQENVVMGDSFQ, encoded by the coding sequence ATGACATCTCAAGAGCAAGTTAACATTTTATTAGTTGATGACCATCCAGAGAATTTGTTAGCTTTGGAGGCAATCTTAGATAAACTTGGGGAAAATTTAGTTAGAGCAAATTCTGGCGAACAAGCTTTAAGGTGTCTGCTAAATCAAGACTTTGCCGTAATTTTGTTAGACGTGCAGATGCCTGGAATAGATGGCTTTGAAACAGCAACACTAATTCGCCAACGGGAAAAAACTCGACACACACCAATTATTTTTCTAACTGCTTTTAGTAAAAGCGATGCTTTTGTCTCTCAAGGGTACGCTACGGGCGCGGTAGATTACTTGTTGAAGCCTATACAACCAGAAATATTAGTTTCCAAAGTAACAGTATTTGTGGAATTATTTAGAAAAACTGCCGAAATTAAGCGCCAAGCGGCAAAATTAGAAGTTGCTAACATTGAACTAAGAGAAAGCGAACAGAGGTTTCGGTGTTTGAGTGCTTCTTCTCCAGTAGGGATTTTTTTAGTAGATATTGCTGGCAATTGCACCTACACAAATCCACGCTGTCAAGCTATTTGCGGCTCTAAGATTGAGGGTAATTTTAGAGCTAATTTATTACAATTAGTTCATTTAGCAGATCGAGAAACCTTAACCGCCGATTGGTTTAGTTGGCTAGAAAATGAAATCTCTCAAGAATTTCGTTTATACTTGCCTCAATTGGAATTGGAAGCTGCCACTCGTTGGGTGCATTTGCGATCGTCGCCCATGTTTGAGGAAGGTAAAATAATCGGCTATGTCGGCACAATTGAAGATATTAGCGATCAAAAGCTTGTAGAAGCCGAACGTACAGAGCTAGTACGCGCCCAAGCTGCAAGACAAGAGGCTGAAGCAGCAAATCAAATGAAGGACGAGTTTCTAGCCACTTTATCTCACGAATTACGCACACCACTTAACTCGATTCTGGGTTGGGCAAGACTGCTATCTACACGTAATTTTGATGAAGTTACAACAAAACGAGCCTTAGAAACTATTGAGCGTAATGCCAAAATGCAGGCGCAACTAATTGAAGATATTTTAGATGTTTCGCGGATAATTCGCGGCAAGTTGCGCTTAATATTTCAGCCCATTAAGTTAGATCAGGCGATCGCGTCAGCTATAGATACCGTCCGCTTATCGGCGGAAGCTAAAAATATTGTGATGGAAACGGTAGTTATTAATAGCGCAAATTTACCTTTGGTCGTTTCTGGAGATTGCGATCGCTTGCAGCAAGTAATTTGGAATCTACTAACTAATGCGATCAAATTTACAGATTCTGGTGGCTTAATTGAAGTGAAGCTGCTGAAAATAGATGATTACGCAGAGATCCAAATTAGGGATACAGGAATTGGCATTGCGCCAGATTTTTTACCTTATATTTTTGAGCGCTTTCGCCAAGCAGATAGCACGATTAGTAGGGCTTATGGCGGTTTGGGTTTGGGACTTGCGATCGTTCGTCACTTGGTAGAACAACACGGCGGCAATGTTGCCGCCGATAGCAACGGAGAAGGGAAAGGAGCAACATTTTCAATTAAGTTGCCCCTTGTGCAAGTAAATCAGGAAAATGTAGTAATGGGTGATAGTTTCCAATGA